In the Wyeomyia smithii strain HCP4-BCI-WySm-NY-G18 chromosome 2, ASM2978416v1, whole genome shotgun sequence genome, one interval contains:
- the LOC129720029 gene encoding uncharacterized protein LOC129720029 gives MATLLSLGPKFSFPINDIKQIPLYHLIANLESILRTSNEKTAQDRNRSLVVNKIQNFLSRSKCQHNKNPLSQFCCRAAKTTKEFLRKNPEVCVLESDKGKRMVVMYTKEYDQKMEALLDSPTYTTTKKDPTAAFQRNNNSFVSRLLNLKLIDTTTATRLRTYTAICPRIYGQPKAHKAELPLRPVVPNITAPTYALSKYVANILQQAFISEYNISDSFEFARYINTITLPPDYVLVSFDVVSLFTNVPQDLIMQIIIHWWPSIRGKTKINLDLFLEMVVFCLKCSYFQFRDKYYLQQTDTAMGSPLSPILADMVMEDLICNAARKLSFTPPVLKKYVDDLILALPKQETLNTLGIFNGFHPNLQFTMEEESNGALPYLDTKRVTSLTTNNTTTQHKQTVFQHLRRNSYPSALINRLINRTTQSFSQPTTPPPNICPLDNTAPETTYRSMINIPVLSSILVSILKKDHPLVKIALKTTKTTRNLLRQVTDPIDPQQLSNVIYTIPCSNCEKSYIGMTKNHLKTRISGHRSNINKLSASPHHPSEQRTALTQHIMDHQHTFNLSNTKIVDRSYRSTDLPILEMCHIYNTPNTVNFRTDVDNLNTTYAGILHTYANTVSRRSQIAHESNRPTDSPTDASISDA, from the exons ATGGCCACTCTGCTTAGTTTAGGTCCAAAATTCTCGTTCCCCATCAATGACATTAAACAGATTCCTTTATACCATCTCATTGCCAACCTAGAATCGATTCTGCGCACGTCTAACGAGAAAACGGCGCAAGATCGCAACAGAAGTTTGGTAGTCAACAAAATACAGAATTTTCTGTCACGGTCCAAATGTCAACACAACAAGAACCCACTAAGCCAATTCTGCTGCAGAGCCGCCAAAACCACTAAGGAATTCCTCCGCAAGAACCCAGAAGTGTGCGTTTTGGAATCCGACAAAGGAAAACGAATGGTTGTCATGTACACTAAGGAGTACGACCAGAAGATGGAAGCTTTATTGGACAGTCCAACGtacacaacaacaaaaaaagatCCCACAGCAGCTTTTCAAAGAAACAACAACTCGTTCGTTAGCAGATTGCTCAATCTGAAGCTAATTGACACAACTACCGCCACCCGCCTTCGCACCTACACTGCTATCTGCCCCCGCATATACGGGCAACCAAAAGCTCACAAAGCTGAGCTGCCTCTTCGGCCTGTTGTTCCCAACATCACTGCTCCCACCTACGCCCTCTCCAAATATGTTGCCAACATATTACAACAAGCATTCATAAGTGAGTACAACATTTCCGACAGTTTTGAATTCGCGAGATATATCAACACCATCACGCTACCTCCGGACTACGTCCTCGTATCATTCGACGTCGTTTCACTATTTACGAACGTACCACAAGACCTTATCATGCAAATCATCATACACTGGTGGCCGAGCATAAggggaaaaacaaaaataaatttggaTCTTTTTCTGGAGATGGTCGTGTTTTGCTTAAAATGTAGCTATTTCCAGTTCAGAGACAAGTATTACCTGCAACAGACGGACACCGCCATGGGAAGCCCTTTGTCGCCAATTCTGGCCGATATGGTGATGGAGGACCTTATATGCAACGCAGCCCGAAAACTAAGTTTCACTCCCCCGGTTCTCAAAAAGTATGTAGACGACCTGATACTAGCCCTACCAAAGCAAGAAACATTAAACACTCTTGGCATATTCAACGGTTTTCATCCAAATCTCCAATTCACGATGGAAGAAGAAAGTAATGGAGCTCTGCCGTATCTTGACACAAAG CGAGTAACCAGCCTGACCACCAACAACACCACGACACAGCATAAACAGACGGTTTTCCAGCACCTCCGTCGTAACAGCTACCCATCTGCTCTCATCAACCGCCTCATCAACAGAACAACACAATCGTTTTCTCAACCGACAACGCCACCACCCAACATCTGCCCGCTCGACAACACTGCTCCTGAAACCACCTACCGTTCGATGATTAACATACCAGTACTCAGCTCCATTCTCGTCAGCATCCTCAAAAAAGATCACCCTCTAGTTAAGATAGCATTAAAAACCACCAAAACAACCCGAAACTTGCTAAGGCAAGTCACAGATCCCATAGATCCACAACAACTGAGCAATGTCATCTATACGATTCCTTGTAGTAATTGTGAGAAATCGTATATAGGGATGACGAAAAATCATCTGAAAACTAGAATTAGTGGACACAGGTCCAACATCAACAAACTATCCGCATCCCCACACCATCCAAGTGAGCAAAGAACAGCTCTTACTCAACATATCATGGATCACCAACACACTTTCAACCTTAGCAATACTAAAATAGTTGATCGCAGCTACCGCTCTACGGATCTCCCTATACTCGAAATGTGCCACATCTACAACACACCCAACACAGTTAATTTCCGCACAGACGTTGACAACCTCAATACCACGTACGCAGGCATTCTTCACACTTACGCAAACACCGTTTCTCGCAGATCACAAATCGCTCACGAGAGCAATAGACCAACAGATAGTCCGACAGATGCTAGCATTTCAGATGCATAG